One Papaver somniferum cultivar HN1 chromosome 10, ASM357369v1, whole genome shotgun sequence genomic window carries:
- the LOC113315997 gene encoding zinc finger BED domain-containing protein RICESLEEPER 2-like, with the protein MIITPILNETEESQYEDHVRTTPTSPPPANDVQLQSNDTAQPNAADGDDAEDEATKTRTGRKRKELAYMIILHEYPLSIVEHEGFRRYSNALQPLFKVVSRNTIKNDIFKIYDEEKVKIMQLLEKHQGKIALTTDMWTSKQKKGYMVIASHFIDDSWILQSQIIRFMYVPCPHTAEVLSEALMECLLDWNIDGKISTITVDNCTTNDLMIKNTLEKLSSNSLLLGGDLFHMRCCAHILALIVKQGLEGIKGAIELIRNSVSYWKATPKRVEKFEEAARQLNIACTNKLVLDCETRWNSTYMMLNIAIKYQRVFTRLKQREPQYKYLPGEEDWSLAREMCDKLKIFYNFTEKFSGVKYPTTNLFFPSICEIRLSLNEWSKSKFDVIK; encoded by the exons ATGATCATTACACCGATCCTAAACGAAACTGAAGAATCTCAATATGAAGACCATGTACGGACAACTCCAACTTCGCCTCCACCAGCTAATGACGTCCAACTTCAATCTAATGATACTGCGCAGCCAAATGCAGCTGATGGTGACGATGCCGAGGATGAAGCTACCAAAACAAGAACAGGGAGGAAGAG GAAGGAGCTCGCTTACATGATAATTCTACATGAATACCCGCTTTCCATCGTCGAGCATGAAGGATTCAGAAGATATTCAAATGCACTCCAACCACTGTTTAAGGTGGTATCCCGAAACACCATTAAAAATGACATTTTCAAAATATACGATGAAGAAAAAGTTAAAATAATGCAGCTTTTAGAGAAACATCAAGGAAAAATTGCATTAACCACTGATATGTGGACCAGTAAACAAAAGAAAGGATACATGGTCATTGCATCTCATTTTATCGATGATTCATGGATCCTACAAAGCCAAATTATCAG GTTTATGTATGTTCCATGTCCACATACAGCTGAGGTCCTCTCGGAAGCATTGATGGAATGTCTGTTGGATTGGAATATTGATGGTAAGATATCTACTATTACTGTTGATAATTGCACCACTAATGATCTTATGATCAAAAATACCTTGGAAAAATTGTCAAGTAACTCATTACTATTGGGTGGAGATTTGTTTCATATGCGTTGTTGTGCGCACATACTAGCTCTCATAGTCAAGCAAGGATTAGAAGGGATTAAAGGGGCAATCGAGTTGATTCGTAATAGTGTTTCTTACTGGAAAGCAACACCAAAACGAGTTGAAAAATTCGAAGAGGCTGCCCGTCAGTTAAATATTGCATGTACAAATAAGCTAGTCCTTGATTGTGAGACTAGATGGAACTCTACATATATGATGCTTAATATTGCTATTAAGTATCAAAGGGTCTTCACTCGCCTAAAGCAACGAGAGCCACAATATAAGTATTTGCCCGGTGAAGAAGATTGGTCGTTGGCAAGGGAGATGTGTGATAAATTGAAGATATTTTATAACTTCACGGAGAAGTTTTCTGGAGTAAAATATCCTACAACGAATCTTTTTTTTCCAAGTATTTGTGAGATTAGATTGTCATTGAACGAGTGGAGTaaatctaaatttgatgtgataaaATAA